Proteins co-encoded in one Waddlia chondrophila WSU 86-1044 genomic window:
- a CDS encoding small basic protein, giving the protein MSRHPSFGKSNKGGQKRNVLKRFERLDVLKKLGRWEKDKDKKITGLPKTPVM; this is encoded by the coding sequence ATGTCTAGACACCCAAGTTTTGGCAAAAGTAATAAAGGTGGCCAAAAACGCAATGTCCTTAAAAGATTCGAAAGATTGGACGTTCTAAAGAAGTTGGGACGTTGGGAAAAAGACAAGGACAAAAAAATTACCGGACTTCCAAAAACTCCTGTAATGTAG
- the ubiE gene encoding bifunctional demethylmenaquinone methyltransferase/2-methoxy-6-polyprenyl-1,4-benzoquinol methylase UbiE: MTKIYQKNQPESIQKMFGSIAEQYDKTNALLSFNLHRYWNRKLIQTVQNAHPQVDQYLDLCCGTGEIAYAFLKKSRNRIEAFLLDFCEEMLKCARSKQQNSRDRIHFIQGDAQEIPLPSKSVDAVTIAYGIRNVKDPQKCVNDVFRVLRPGGVFAILELTQPTSPLMSFGHRMYLRAVLPIIGKLTASNKEAYEYLSNSIQAFIPPEDLQKLLIETGFEKTRKLSLTGGIATIVSGIKC, encoded by the coding sequence ATGACGAAGATTTATCAAAAAAATCAACCTGAATCCATTCAAAAAATGTTTGGCAGCATCGCCGAACAATACGACAAGACCAATGCTCTTCTTTCCTTTAATCTCCACCGCTATTGGAATAGGAAGCTTATTCAAACTGTTCAGAACGCACACCCTCAAGTTGACCAGTATCTTGATCTTTGTTGCGGCACAGGTGAAATTGCTTATGCATTCCTGAAAAAATCTCGAAACCGAATCGAGGCATTTCTTCTTGATTTTTGTGAAGAAATGCTTAAGTGCGCAAGATCCAAACAGCAAAATTCAAGGGATCGCATCCATTTTATTCAAGGAGATGCTCAAGAGATCCCTTTGCCCTCAAAAAGTGTCGACGCCGTGACAATTGCTTATGGCATCAGGAACGTCAAAGATCCTCAAAAATGTGTTAACGATGTGTTCAGAGTACTTCGCCCCGGTGGAGTTTTTGCAATTTTGGAATTGACTCAGCCCACTTCACCTCTGATGAGTTTTGGCCATCGCATGTACTTGCGCGCTGTACTGCCTATTATTGGAAAATTAACGGCGTCAAATAAGGAAGCTTACGAGTATCTTTCCAACAGCATTCAAGCGTTTATTCCTCCGGAGGATCTGCAAAAGCTGCTCATTGAAACAGGGTTTGAAAAAACTCGAAAACTCTCTCTGACAGGCGGTATAGCCACGATTGTCAGTGGCATAAAATGCTGA
- the ybeY gene encoding rRNA maturation RNase YbeY, whose product MDVHIFDQQNDLSISVLQVEKLVIECLKLEGVECDEVSIQFVDTQMICDLHHRFFNDPTVTDCISFPIDQDGDTGYRVLGEVFVCPKTGIDYAQEHLKNPYEEISLYIIHGLLHLMGYDDIGEDEPRMREAEKRHLAHLSASGLLLKETTCTS is encoded by the coding sequence GTGGACGTTCATATATTCGATCAACAGAACGACCTCTCGATCTCTGTGCTTCAAGTGGAGAAACTTGTTATCGAGTGCCTAAAACTTGAAGGAGTCGAGTGCGACGAGGTCTCTATTCAATTCGTTGATACACAGATGATCTGTGATTTGCATCATCGTTTTTTCAACGATCCGACCGTTACGGATTGTATTTCTTTTCCTATCGATCAGGATGGAGATACCGGTTACCGCGTTTTGGGAGAGGTGTTCGTCTGTCCAAAGACCGGCATCGACTACGCTCAAGAGCATTTAAAAAACCCTTATGAAGAAATTTCCCTTTATATTATCCACGGACTCCTTCATCTTATGGGCTATGATGATATAGGAGAAGATGAGCCGAGGATGAGAGAAGCGGAAAAGAGGCATTTGGCCCATCTGTCTGCAAGCGGATTGCTTTTGAAGGAGACAACTTGCACTTCTTAA
- a CDS encoding hemolysin family protein, with protein sequence MHFLTFLFLAVIFLAATAILSALSGALRKLHLQDPNYELSSRRFFYRPIHHYFFPEHEFEGMLTAVLSAQNTTRFLYTASALFFLSNASADHFFTKGNILLLIGFIAALFIIGEFLPRLLGSAFPEKIVRFCAPLSSFVMALSFPITYFGLKLARKHFQSISFEEPLTKTKRELIEIIQQSHVSSDLDSSEKMLIQSTLKFKDRIAREVMVPRVDVFSLPADTTIREAARLSKEEGYSRIPLYRNNVDQIVGVLMYKDILHTFMEYADKENSAAILEQPVESIQKNVLYTPETKKISHLLHEFKKKQVHLAIVVDEYGGTEGIVTIEDILEEIVGEIEDEYDEEEEMIFPQADGSWIVDARMSILDFKQESGIEIPQDGEYDTLGGYIFHCAGSIPSKGFLIHHENFEMEILRSDERKVERVRIRSNTESEK encoded by the coding sequence TTGCACTTCTTAACCTTTCTATTTTTAGCGGTCATTTTTCTTGCAGCAACGGCAATCCTTTCGGCGTTAAGCGGAGCTCTGAGAAAGCTTCATCTGCAAGATCCAAATTATGAACTCTCAAGTCGAAGGTTCTTTTACCGTCCTATTCACCACTACTTTTTCCCCGAACATGAATTTGAAGGGATGTTAACTGCGGTGCTATCAGCGCAGAATACAACCCGTTTTTTATACACAGCTTCGGCGCTTTTTTTTCTTTCGAACGCTTCTGCCGATCATTTTTTTACGAAGGGAAATATTCTCTTATTGATCGGTTTCATCGCAGCCCTTTTTATCATAGGTGAATTTTTACCTCGTTTGCTTGGCTCCGCTTTTCCCGAGAAAATCGTCCGATTTTGCGCTCCCCTCTCTTCCTTTGTTATGGCTCTTTCCTTTCCGATCACCTATTTTGGATTGAAACTTGCCCGCAAACACTTTCAGTCAATTTCTTTTGAAGAGCCTCTCACAAAGACTAAACGGGAGTTGATTGAAATCATTCAGCAGTCCCACGTGAGCTCCGATCTTGACTCCTCAGAAAAAATGTTGATTCAGTCCACGTTGAAATTTAAAGACCGAATTGCTCGCGAAGTGATGGTTCCCAGAGTGGATGTTTTCAGCCTTCCTGCAGATACAACCATTAGAGAAGCTGCTCGATTGTCAAAAGAAGAAGGGTATAGCAGAATTCCCCTCTACCGAAATAATGTCGATCAAATTGTCGGCGTATTAATGTATAAAGATATTTTGCATACATTTATGGAGTATGCTGACAAAGAGAATTCCGCAGCAATTCTCGAACAGCCGGTGGAATCTATCCAAAAAAATGTGCTCTACACACCTGAAACGAAAAAAATTTCCCACCTGCTTCACGAATTTAAGAAAAAACAGGTGCATCTGGCGATTGTCGTTGATGAATATGGCGGAACCGAAGGGATTGTCACGATTGAAGATATTCTGGAAGAAATTGTCGGAGAAATTGAAGATGAGTACGACGAGGAAGAGGAAATGATTTTCCCGCAAGCTGACGGTTCCTGGATCGTTGATGCCAGAATGAGCATTCTCGATTTTAAACAAGAGTCGGGAATTGAAATTCCTCAAGATGGAGAGTATGACACGCTTGGCGGATACATTTTCCATTGTGCAGGCTCGATTCCTTCAAAAGGATTTCTCATCCATCATGAGAATTTCGAAATGGAGATCCTCAGATCGGATGAGAGAAAGGTTGAGCGGGTGCGCATCCGCAGCAATACAGAAAGTGAGAAATAA
- a CDS encoding DUF502 domain-containing protein, which yields MRRYFITGLILLLPLALTIAIVVFVVNFFTNPFVGAVKETLQHIGLFHQGILFLSAEQVQLYFSRLIILLLLFLFTVLLGVLTRWVIIHSFIRLGEYIFHRIPIVRSIYKTSKDVINTIFTDQTKSFKQVVLVPFPNADTYSIGLVTREDIKDLTNQKKGDYIAVFVPTTPNPTSGFLMLFDRKDVVFLDMKIEEAFKYIISCGVILTPFKKAPLK from the coding sequence ATGCGCCGCTATTTTATCACAGGACTAATCCTGCTATTGCCCTTAGCCTTAACGATTGCAATTGTCGTTTTTGTCGTTAATTTCTTTACCAATCCGTTTGTGGGTGCTGTGAAGGAAACGCTTCAACACATCGGCCTCTTTCACCAAGGGATTTTATTTCTTTCCGCCGAGCAGGTACAACTTTACTTCAGCCGCTTGATCATTCTCCTTCTTTTATTTCTTTTTACTGTTCTTTTAGGCGTACTCACGCGCTGGGTTATTATCCACTCTTTTATTCGCTTGGGTGAATATATTTTTCATCGAATACCGATTGTCAGATCGATTTACAAAACGTCAAAAGATGTCATTAACACGATTTTCACAGATCAAACGAAATCTTTTAAGCAAGTGGTTTTAGTCCCTTTTCCAAACGCAGACACCTATAGCATAGGCCTTGTGACAAGAGAGGACATCAAAGATTTGACCAACCAGAAAAAAGGCGATTACATTGCCGTGTTTGTGCCCACTACTCCAAATCCTACCTCGGGATTTTTAATGTTGTTTGATCGAAAAGATGTGGTCTTTTTGGATATGAAAATTGAAGAGGCTTTTAAATACATCATTTCATGCGGAGTGATTTTGACACCGTTCAAAAAGGCGCCATTAAAATGA
- a CDS encoding DUF502 domain-containing protein, with product MIKRYFFTGLALLLPVVFTIWIVSFFINLLTRPFLNIVKEILRYYNLLDQPFLFLSADQFLHLVSKVLIILILIGVTLLLGFLTKVFVMNTLIKMGDKIIHKIPIVNRIYKAAQDVVQTLLKKERQSFSQVVLVPFPCARSYSIGMVTRECLNEDSDEEHAGLISVFVPATPNPTMGFMLFFKREQLVFVDMKVEDALRTVMSCGVIFNKPNEILQDEHPISEDNR from the coding sequence ATGATTAAACGCTATTTTTTTACCGGCCTTGCGCTTTTATTGCCGGTAGTGTTCACCATTTGGATTGTTTCCTTTTTTATCAATCTTCTGACGCGCCCTTTTCTAAATATCGTCAAAGAAATTTTGAGATACTATAACCTCCTCGACCAGCCGTTTTTATTTTTATCGGCCGATCAATTTTTACATCTAGTCAGCAAGGTGTTGATCATTTTAATTTTGATTGGAGTGACCTTGCTGCTTGGTTTTCTCACAAAAGTCTTTGTGATGAATACTCTGATCAAAATGGGCGATAAAATCATCCACAAGATTCCGATCGTCAACCGCATTTACAAAGCAGCTCAAGATGTCGTTCAAACCTTGCTAAAGAAAGAGAGGCAATCTTTTTCTCAAGTGGTGCTTGTCCCTTTTCCTTGCGCTAGATCTTACAGTATCGGAATGGTAACCAGGGAGTGTCTAAATGAAGATTCAGATGAGGAGCACGCGGGATTGATTTCTGTATTTGTTCCGGCAACTCCCAATCCTACTATGGGTTTTATGCTCTTTTTCAAAAGGGAGCAGCTTGTTTTTGTCGATATGAAAGTTGAAGATGCCTTGCGTACGGTCATGTCGTGCGGAGTGATCTTCAACAAACCCAATGAGATTCTTCAAGATGAACATCCGATTTCTGAAGACAACAGATAA
- the rny gene encoding ribonuclease Y — MEALTGLLLGFSLFWILHRYKTGGFVQLGKEIVSQAEQDAERLVHSCEMQLKEKELEHHRKIEREKEAAKEKMRAAEERLLKREDKLEARMSLVEQKLSQVEKREAAIAQRKIQNDQERSRLEILSEKIMADLEMISRLNRKEAREQLYKQLIDDAKQDAAIELQRIRLETEENAKQDAAKILTTAISRMAVSCTSENTTYTIALPNGELKGRIIGREGRNIRLLERLTGVNFLIDDTPNAVVVSGFDPVRLHVAKTALSKLVEDGRIHQTSIEQCVSDAENSIEDLMVKAGEEAALETGQSSLHPEIIKLLGGLHFRRSYGQNVLKHSIEVSHIMGLIAAEMQLNIKLAKRIGLLHDIGKAAPPCYAETHAIVGQTLALKYGESAEVANGIGCHHKEIEPITIEGSFCGVADAISASRPGARIEAVQQYLQRLKNLEEIAYRFPGIEKAYALQAGREMVISVLPEMIDDSGTVNLAKDITKTIKEELEYPGKIKVTVLREKRAVDYAL; from the coding sequence ATGGAGGCATTGACGGGGCTTTTGCTCGGTTTTTCGCTATTTTGGATTCTTCATCGGTACAAAACGGGCGGATTTGTTCAACTTGGAAAAGAGATTGTTTCGCAAGCTGAACAGGATGCCGAACGCCTTGTCCATTCTTGCGAAATGCAGCTAAAAGAAAAAGAGCTTGAGCATCATCGAAAAATTGAAAGGGAAAAAGAAGCTGCAAAAGAAAAGATGCGCGCTGCCGAGGAGCGTCTTCTTAAAAGGGAAGACAAGCTTGAAGCCCGCATGAGTTTAGTTGAACAGAAACTGTCTCAAGTTGAAAAAAGAGAAGCAGCAATTGCTCAAAGGAAAATACAAAATGACCAGGAAAGGTCTCGTTTGGAAATCCTTTCCGAAAAAATAATGGCAGATCTTGAAATGATCTCAAGGCTTAACCGAAAAGAAGCAAGAGAGCAGCTTTACAAGCAATTGATCGATGATGCCAAGCAGGATGCTGCAATTGAATTGCAGCGTATCCGTCTTGAAACAGAAGAAAATGCGAAACAAGACGCTGCAAAAATTTTGACAACAGCAATCAGCCGAATGGCTGTCAGTTGTACTTCGGAAAACACAACTTACACGATTGCGCTTCCAAACGGGGAGCTAAAAGGGCGGATCATTGGTAGGGAAGGACGCAATATCCGTCTGCTGGAACGGTTGACCGGAGTCAATTTTCTGATTGATGACACACCCAACGCCGTTGTTGTCTCCGGATTCGACCCCGTCCGCTTGCACGTTGCAAAAACCGCCCTTTCCAAACTTGTAGAAGATGGCAGGATCCACCAAACAAGCATAGAGCAGTGTGTTTCCGATGCCGAAAATTCCATTGAAGACCTTATGGTTAAAGCTGGAGAAGAAGCGGCGCTTGAAACGGGCCAGTCTAGCCTGCATCCTGAAATCATCAAGCTTTTGGGAGGGCTGCACTTTCGTCGCAGTTATGGCCAAAATGTCCTCAAACATTCGATTGAAGTCAGTCATATCATGGGATTGATCGCTGCAGAAATGCAGCTGAACATCAAATTGGCAAAAAGAATCGGATTGCTGCATGATATAGGAAAAGCTGCTCCCCCTTGCTATGCCGAAACTCATGCAATTGTCGGTCAAACCCTTGCTTTAAAATATGGAGAATCTGCTGAAGTCGCAAATGGAATTGGATGCCATCACAAAGAGATTGAACCGATAACGATTGAAGGGAGTTTTTGCGGTGTTGCCGATGCGATCTCCGCTTCAAGGCCGGGAGCCAGGATTGAAGCTGTGCAGCAATATCTTCAAAGGCTTAAAAATTTAGAGGAAATCGCTTACAGATTTCCTGGAATTGAAAAAGCTTATGCACTTCAAGCAGGCAGGGAAATGGTGATTTCGGTCTTGCCTGAGATGATCGATGATTCAGGTACTGTAAACCTCGCTAAAGATATCACAAAAACAATCAAAGAAGAGCTTGAGTATCCGGGAAAAATCAAAGTGACTGTTCTGAGAGAAAAGCGCGCTGTCGACTATGCACTTTAG
- a CDS encoding DNA polymerase III subunit chi yields the protein MNIRFLKTTDNVTKLRRISASVEHYFLKKKRVLITVPSETAATYLDDFLWKQPKEGFLPHSVSTQACSDEIVITTKQENLNQAEILINLCSEFSPIAGQFKTVFELWDETNALRREQSEKKFKAYEASGMKVELFRC from the coding sequence ATGAACATCCGATTTCTGAAGACAACAGATAATGTTACGAAATTGCGGCGTATTAGCGCTTCAGTAGAGCACTATTTTCTTAAGAAAAAACGCGTACTGATTACTGTCCCCTCAGAAACTGCCGCAACCTATCTAGATGATTTTTTATGGAAGCAGCCAAAAGAGGGTTTCCTGCCGCATTCTGTCTCGACACAAGCTTGTTCAGACGAGATTGTGATTACAACGAAACAGGAAAATCTTAATCAAGCTGAAATTCTCATTAATCTTTGTTCTGAGTTTTCGCCGATTGCCGGACAGTTTAAGACTGTGTTCGAATTGTGGGATGAAACAAATGCATTGCGACGAGAGCAGTCTGAAAAAAAGTTTAAAGCTTACGAAGCTTCAGGGATGAAAGTTGAATTATTTCGATGTTGA